Proteins encoded by one window of Luteimonas yindakuii:
- a CDS encoding Hsp70 family protein, with protein sequence MRIGVDFGTSYSAAGAMVDGRVELVRFGDEPQFRTAAFFPRYLPNADCFELTPELERHVEAHVRTSLNDQARSREQINQASTSGEPFRRSVVERSMDEIRKEAEATVRRDWLAQRASMETKLNLDAAVFGEEAIEAYISEHGGRLVQSPKSLLGFRLHGDAHSVLLGITTRILAHIRTQACAQFGSPATSVLLGRPVRFRSSMGEGGNQQAVRLLTNAATAAGFEQVDFLEEPVAAAWAFHETSSDKHLALIVDVGGGTSDISLADVGGDDTAPKIHKSWGSPVGGTDVDLHLNLQEFMPLFGKGVTRTPVHHFYNAAAVHDQHRQRDFIKASFSGLEEPYRHRVGRLQASGATVRLNRAVERTKIFLSDSESASLRLSYIEQGLQAEIDQGRLLNAASELLRPLRTLLSSARTEIDEEPQRIYVTGGMSRAPYVATAVSAVFPDTPLISREESLAVIEGLVRASTRLL encoded by the coding sequence ATGCGCATCGGGGTCGACTTCGGGACCAGCTATTCCGCAGCAGGGGCCATGGTGGACGGACGGGTCGAACTCGTTCGGTTCGGCGACGAGCCTCAGTTTCGTACGGCTGCTTTCTTTCCCAGATATTTGCCGAACGCAGATTGTTTCGAGCTCACACCCGAATTGGAGCGTCACGTTGAGGCTCACGTTCGTACATCGCTCAACGACCAAGCTAGGAGCCGCGAGCAGATTAATCAAGCGTCGACAAGTGGCGAGCCCTTTAGGAGGAGCGTGGTTGAGCGATCAATGGACGAGATTCGAAAGGAAGCAGAGGCGACAGTTCGCAGAGATTGGCTTGCACAGCGAGCATCTATGGAAACCAAGCTCAATCTGGATGCCGCTGTGTTCGGCGAGGAAGCAATCGAAGCCTACATCAGTGAACATGGTGGCCGTCTTGTGCAATCACCAAAGTCTCTACTGGGATTCCGATTGCATGGGGATGCTCACTCTGTCCTGTTGGGCATAACTACCCGAATTCTTGCCCACATACGGACGCAAGCTTGCGCTCAGTTCGGATCGCCGGCGACGTCAGTGCTTTTGGGACGTCCGGTGCGGTTTCGCAGCTCCATGGGAGAGGGTGGAAACCAACAAGCCGTTCGGTTACTCACCAACGCAGCGACTGCAGCTGGTTTTGAACAGGTCGACTTCTTGGAGGAGCCAGTAGCTGCTGCATGGGCGTTCCACGAGACAAGCTCGGACAAGCATCTCGCGCTGATTGTAGACGTTGGCGGCGGTACATCCGACATCTCATTAGCTGACGTGGGCGGAGACGACACTGCGCCGAAGATCCACAAATCTTGGGGCTCGCCGGTTGGCGGCACCGATGTCGATCTGCATCTGAATTTACAAGAGTTCATGCCCCTCTTTGGCAAAGGAGTTACGCGTACGCCGGTCCATCACTTCTATAACGCAGCCGCGGTTCACGACCAGCATCGTCAAAGAGATTTCATCAAAGCGAGCTTTTCCGGCCTCGAAGAACCTTATCGTCACCGCGTTGGCCGGCTACAGGCGTCTGGAGCTACCGTCCGCCTCAATCGGGCCGTTGAGCGCACAAAGATTTTCCTGAGTGATTCGGAAAGCGCGTCCCTACGATTGAGCTATATCGAACAAGGGCTGCAAGCTGAGATAGACCAAGGCCGACTGCTGAACGCTGCGTCGGAGCTCCTGCGACCCTTACGCACACTTCTTTCTTCAGCGCGTACGGAAATCGACGAAGAGCCGCAGCGAATCTATGTGACCGGCGGAATGTCACGCGCGCCTTATGTTGCCACCGCCGTCAGTGCTGTCTTCCCGGACACCCCCCTGATCTCACGAGAAGAGTCTCTTGCGGTGATTGAGGGCTTGGTTCGCGCAAGCACCAGACTACTCTGA
- a CDS encoding KTSC domain-containing protein: protein MDAEARRKARDRRMAHINPDNVPAPATPTRAQAARERRFTEKHGAAHVDLNHVVAPVIATGIELTQINKFHTKGGTGFAAEEANILADRMRGRTVEAVGTSNTLNGPDRIVDGVAVQTKYYDSATRTMESAFNSEGVYRYNGQRLEVPADQYDTCLERMRAKIAAGKVPGVTDPAQAEEIVKKGSVSYAQARNIARAGTIDGLIFDAKTHAVGAGLAVGLSFAIHYAQLKWNGVETEAALKEATFNGLGSGTLAFTAGIATSQVLRTKAAAVGVVLARDAVKSVQSTQFGKVIIEKIAAASLGKSVYGAAARNHVAKLMRSNVVTSVVVTAVMTTPDLYRASFAKSMSWKQLGKNLAVNSTSVVGGTGGWIAGAAAGAAVGSAVPLIGTAVGGVVGGIVGSLTGGTIGAVASKKAMDLVVDDDSVKLMPLIQEEISQLAYEYMLSAEEMGELVDHVSKNVRTGFLRDLYAATDRSSFIRSAFEPKCEEMARARSQIRLPDASAIDVAVADILHDVLDGSLEASPV from the coding sequence ATGGACGCTGAAGCAAGACGCAAGGCACGGGACCGCCGGATGGCTCATATCAACCCGGACAACGTTCCGGCACCCGCAACCCCAACGCGTGCCCAAGCCGCTCGAGAAAGGCGGTTTACAGAGAAACACGGGGCTGCCCATGTTGATCTCAACCATGTCGTGGCACCTGTTATCGCAACGGGTATCGAGCTCACGCAGATCAACAAGTTCCATACAAAGGGTGGGACCGGATTCGCTGCAGAAGAGGCAAACATCCTCGCCGATAGGATGAGGGGTCGCACCGTTGAAGCGGTCGGGACATCCAACACCCTCAACGGTCCGGATCGGATCGTGGACGGCGTTGCCGTTCAGACCAAGTATTACGATTCCGCGACACGCACGATGGAGTCGGCGTTCAACAGCGAAGGCGTCTACCGCTACAACGGCCAACGTCTTGAAGTCCCGGCCGATCAATACGACACGTGCCTGGAGCGCATGCGCGCGAAGATCGCAGCCGGAAAGGTTCCAGGCGTCACAGACCCCGCCCAGGCGGAGGAGATCGTCAAGAAAGGCAGCGTCAGCTATGCCCAGGCACGCAACATTGCTCGTGCCGGCACCATTGACGGGCTCATCTTCGACGCAAAGACCCATGCCGTGGGTGCAGGGTTAGCCGTGGGTCTCTCTTTCGCGATCCATTACGCGCAGCTGAAGTGGAACGGTGTAGAAACTGAGGCTGCGCTCAAGGAGGCGACATTCAACGGTCTCGGTTCTGGAACGCTTGCGTTCACTGCCGGTATCGCGACCTCACAGGTGCTGCGCACAAAGGCTGCGGCAGTCGGCGTCGTGCTCGCCAGGGATGCCGTCAAGTCTGTCCAATCGACGCAGTTCGGTAAGGTGATCATCGAAAAGATCGCTGCTGCCAGCCTTGGCAAGAGTGTGTATGGCGCAGCGGCACGTAATCACGTCGCTAAGCTGATGCGTAGCAACGTCGTCACCTCTGTGGTGGTCACCGCGGTCATGACGACACCGGACCTCTACCGGGCTAGTTTTGCCAAGAGCATGTCTTGGAAACAGCTTGGAAAGAACCTTGCGGTCAACTCCACGAGTGTTGTTGGCGGCACAGGTGGCTGGATTGCCGGAGCAGCCGCGGGTGCAGCTGTTGGGTCGGCGGTCCCGTTGATTGGCACCGCAGTCGGTGGCGTGGTCGGCGGCATCGTTGGATCCCTTACGGGTGGAACCATCGGCGCCGTCGCCTCGAAGAAGGCGATGGACCTCGTCGTCGACGACGATTCCGTGAAGCTCATGCCATTGATTCAGGAAGAAATTTCTCAGCTCGCCTACGAGTACATGCTCAGCGCGGAAGAGATGGGCGAACTGGTTGACCACGTGAGCAAGAACGTTCGCACCGGATTCCTGCGCGACCTGTATGCGGCGACGGATCGATCTTCATTCATCCGATCAGCGTTTGAACCGAAGTGCGAAGAGATGGCTCGCGCCCGTTCGCAGATCCGACTGCCTGACGCATCCGCGATCGACGTCGCTGTCGCGGACATCCTGCACGACGTTCTCGACGGGTCGCTCGAGGCTTCTCCGGTCTGA
- a CDS encoding antitoxin Xre/MbcA/ParS toxin-binding domain-containing protein translates to MLRDWVARPQGALGWQRPCDLMSTAEGYESVRRVFGAIWSGAYV, encoded by the coding sequence CTGCTGCGGGATTGGGTTGCACGCCCACAGGGTGCGCTGGGCTGGCAGCGGCCCTGCGACCTGATGTCCACGGCGGAGGGGTATGAGTCTGTGCGACGGGTTTTCGGGGCTATCTGGAGCGGCGCGTATGTGTAG
- a CDS encoding SOS response-associated peptidase family protein produces the protein MYSKASQARSTTAYSLAAMARCSCRRAAAASSSSCATGAAPPAKPSFYDTKYPGTYNARRDNLEGYWRGQFGQNHGLMIADRFYEHVKVDGVNTILEFEPRTCEPMLVPCLWSSWSDPKGVEPDLLSFAAITDDPEPEVAATGHDRTPINMKPEHVEAWLNPDPSNLEALYAMFDDKRHPYYEYREAA, from the coding sequence ATGTACTCAAAGGCAAGCCAAGCCCGATCGACCACCGCGTATTCCCTGGCGGCTATGGCCCGGTGCTCGTGTCGGAGGGCGGCCGCCGCGTCGTCAAGCTCATGCGCTACCGGTGCCGCCCCGCCGGCAAAGCCGTCCTTCTACGACACGAAGTACCCGGGCACCTACAACGCCAGGCGCGACAACCTCGAAGGCTACTGGCGCGGCCAGTTCGGCCAGAACCACGGGCTCATGATCGCTGACCGCTTCTACGAACACGTCAAGGTCGACGGGGTGAACACGATTCTTGAGTTCGAGCCGCGGACCTGCGAGCCGATGCTGGTCCCGTGCCTGTGGTCGAGCTGGTCGGACCCCAAGGGCGTCGAGCCCGACCTGCTGTCCTTCGCCGCGATCACGGATGACCCGGAGCCCGAGGTGGCGGCCACCGGCCATGACCGCACTCCGATCAACATGAAGCCCGAGCACGTCGAAGCCTGGTTGAACCCGGACCCATCGAACCTCGAGGCGCTTTACGCGATGTTCGACGACAAGCGGCATCCTTATTACGAGTACCGGGAAGCCGCATGA
- a CDS encoding MbcA/ParS/Xre antitoxin family protein: MSRAACCEQPSTRAKASCRPGPAPSGQNKQPTANGYRSTIRGSHRMHPTFEQSFAELLKNLESRQGAEGWPAGFDPETWLRGWVERPQSALGWQRPCDLMSTEEGYESVRRVFGAIWSGAYV, encoded by the coding sequence ATGTCGCGTGCCGCGTGTTGCGAGCAGCCAAGTACGCGTGCTAAAGCAAGCTGCCGACCGGGGCCAGCACCATCAGGCCAGAACAAGCAGCCAACTGCTAACGGATATCGCTCCACAATAAGAGGTAGCCACCGCATGCATCCGACGTTCGAACAGAGCTTTGCCGAACTCTTGAAGAACTTGGAAAGTCGGCAGGGGGCGGAAGGATGGCCTGCAGGATTTGACCCTGAGACGTGGCTGCGGGGTTGGGTCGAACGTCCACAGAGTGCGCTGGGCTGGCAGCGGCCCTGCGATCTGATGTCCACGGAGGAGGGATATGAGTCTGTGCGACGCGTTTTCGGGGCGATCTGGAGCGGCGCGTATGTGTAG